From Pseudomonas arsenicoxydans:
GAGGCGCAAGGCTACAGAATATCGGCTGGATGCAAAAGATGATTCTGACCTGTGCCATGTGGTGCAGCCCCGCCAGGAGGCCAGCACAAATCGCGGACAAAAAAAAATCCGGAAATCCTCACTTGCGTGGGCCTTCCAGACTTTTAAAACTGCTACAAAAATGGTGGGTCGTGTGGGATTCGAACCTACGACCAATTGGTTAAAAGCCAACTGCTCTACCAACTGAGCTAACGACCCGCTGTGTGGTGGCGCGTATAATACTGATTTTTAAGGACTATTCAACACCTAATTTAAAATAAATCAAAAATAAGGTGTTGGGTCGCTTACGCCGGCTGCTGCAAAGCCTTCCGCACGCAGTCGGCAGCTGTCGCATTTGCCGCACGCACGGCCATTGTCGTCGGCCTGATAGCAAGAAACGGTCAGCCCGTAATCGACACCCAGCTTCACGCCTGCCTGCACGATCTGCGCCTTGCTGAGGTTCTGCAGTGGCGCCTGAATACGGAAGCCATTGCCTTCTACACCCGCCTTGGTCGCCAGATTGGCCATGCGCTCGAAGGACTCGATGAACTCAGGCCGGCAGTCTGGATAACCGGAGTAATCCACGGCGTTCACACCAATAAAGATGTCACGTGCGCCCAGCACCTCAGCCCAACCCAGCGCGAGGGACAGAAACACCGTGTTGCGCGCAGGCACGTAAGTCACCGGAATACCTTCGCCCGGCACCTCCGGCACGTCGATGCTGCTATCGGTCAACGCCGAACCGCCGATACCGTTCAGGTTCAGGCCGATCACCTTGTGCTCGACCACACCAAGGTCGCGGGCAACACGCTCAGCCGCGTGCAATTCGGCGTGGGAACGCTGACCGTAGTCAAAGCTCATGGTGTAGCAGCTGTAGCCTTCGGCACGGGCCATGGCCACGACAGTCGCCGAATCCAGGCCGCCGGACAGCAGGATGACCGCACGCTTTTCAGTAGTGTTCAGTTGTTCAGTCATCTCAGCGCCCCGGCTCGTCATTCCAAAGATATTTATGCAGCTGCAATTGCAGACGCACTGGCAGGTTGTCCGCCACCACCCAGTCAGCCAGGTCCCGCGCATTCAGGTCGTGATGACTTGGCGAGAACAGGACTTCGCCTGCTCGCTGGTCGAGACCGTACTGGATGAGTTTGGACACCGCCCAGTCGTAGTCTTCCCGCGAGCAGATGACAAACTTCACCTGGTCGTTGGGCGTGAGCAGTTCGATGTTCTCGTAGCGGTTGCGGTGCGCTTCTTTTGAACCCGGGGTTTTCAAGTCGACAACACGACTGACCCGGGAATCTACCGCCGAGATGTCGAGAGCACCACTGGTTTCCAGTGACACTTCGTAACCGGCATCACACAACTGCTTGAGCAATGGGATGGCATTCGGCTGGGCCAACGGCTCGCCGCCGGTGACACAGACATAACGCGGACGAAAACCGGCCACTTGCTCGAGGATGTCGTCGAGCGTGCGCACGGTGCCGCCAGTGAACGCATAAGCGCTGTCGCAGTATTGGCAACGCAATGGGCAACCGGTCAGGCGCACAAAAACAGTGGGCAGCCCGGCAGTCCGCGTTTCCCCCTGCAACGAGTAGAAAACTTCGGTGATTCTCAATGTGTCTTGCATAGTCGCCACGGGCATGACAGCTAAACAGGCTGTCCGCCTCCGTCAGGCACTTCAAGGAACCCCGCCATCGCGCAGATCCCAAGAAGCGTGTTTCAAAAAAGGGTGTGAATTCTAACGAAAAAACCCGCGACAAGCGCGGGTTTCTTCAAAACGAGTTTCACAGGCCTACATTTTTTGCAGATCACGCTGGGCCAGTTGAGCAGCGGAAGTGCCCGGGTATTGCGACACCACCTGCTGCAAAATGCCTTTTACCTTGTCGGTATGACCGAGGCGGCGTTCTACATCAGCCAGCTTGTACAGCGAATCAGGCACTTTTGGATGCTTTGGATACAGCTGCGAAACCTTGGCAAAAGCCTGACCCGCGCCTTGCAGATCACCTTTGGCCAAATTCACTTCGCCCAACCAGTACTGGGCATTGCCCGCGTATTGGCTGTTCGGGTATTTGCGCAGAAATGCGGCAAAAGCCTGGCTGGCCTTGTCGAAATCCTTGGCTTTGATCAGGTCGAAGGCTGCGTCGTAGTACAGCTTTTCCTTCGCCGGATCGGCCGGTTCGCTACCCGCAGCGGGTGCCTGCGCGGCTGCAGCTGAGGCTGCCGCTCCTGCACTTGCGCCGACTGCAGCACCGGGGGCATTCAAATTGCCACCGGTGGAAGAATTATCAGGAGTTGCGGCTGGTGCTACGCCGGATCCTATGCGCCGATCAAGATCCTGGTATCGCTCCAGGTTTTCTTGCTTCATGCGCGCTACATCATTTTGCAGAACTTCGATCACGCCCTGTTGACGTGAAATCTGCTCCTGCATCGATTGCAGTTGGTTGAACAGCTCGCCCTGTGCCGAGACAGGGGCCGAAACCCCTCCCCCGGCATAGGCGCCGTTCGTACCGTAACCCGCAGGCGGATAACTGCTCCCGCTATTGTTATAACCGGAGTTGTTATCGACCACAGGAACCGCAGCCCACACCGCAAGCGATGTGAGACTGAGAGCCAAAACAGTTACAGCACGACGGCACGTTCGCATGACGAATTACTTACGCAGTTCGACGCGACGGTTTTGAGCCCAGGACTGCTCGTCGTTGCCGGTAGCAACTGGACGCTCTTCGCCGTAGGAAACCAGTTCCAGCTGAGCTGGGGAAACACCTTGCAGTACCAGGTAACGCTGAACGGCTTTCGCACGACGCTCGCCCAGTGCCATGTTGTACTCACGAGTACCACGTTCGTCGGTGTTGCCTTCCAGAACAACGCGAGCGCCGTTTGCTTTCAGGTCTTTGGCGTGAACGTCCAGAGCGCGCATGGCTTCTGGCTTCAGGTCCGAGCTGTCGTATTCGAAGTAGAAGGTGGTGATTGCGCGCAGAGCAGCTTCTTCGCTCAGGGAACCGTCAACGGCACCAGTGTTTGCGCCGTAACCAGCGTTTGGATCGACAGCGCCTTGACCGGCATTGTCGCCGCCTTTGGACGAGCAACCTACAGCTACAGCCATGGCCAGAGCCAGCGCAGCAAATTTACCAAACTTCAGCATTTCCATCGTGAAACTCCTAATGAACCCCAGTGTGTTAAGTAAAACGTGTAGCGCCGCGTCAGTTCAGGTAAGGGGACCAGGAAGGTTCTCTGACTTCGCCTTGTGCGGTAGGAAGCGGGAGCCTTACGCGTCCATTAATGGACACGAGCATCAAGACTCCCCGGCCCTGCTGGCGGGTGGCGTAGATTACCATGGTGCCGTTGGGCGCAACAGTAGGCGACTCGTCCAGAGTGCTATCAGTGAGGATCTTTACACTACCGCGCTGCAAATCCTGGGCCGCGACCTTGAAATTAGTGAAACCATCCTGGCGGTGAATCATTACCAGAGTCTTTTCATCAGCCGACAGTTTAGGGTTGGCGTTGTAGTTACCAATAAAGGTCACACGCTCCGCACCACCGCCACCGACGCTGGTTTTATAGATCTGTGGTTTGCCGCCACGGTCGGAAGTGAAGTAGATGGTCGAACCATCCTTGCCCCAGAACGGTTCGGTGTTGATGCCAGGACCGTTGGTGACACGACTGATCTGACGCGAACCCAGGTTCATCACGTAGATGTCCGGGTTGCCGTCCTTGGACAGTACGAATGCCAGGCGATTGCCATCCGGCGACCAGGCTGGCGCGCCATTGAGGCCTTCGAAGTTGGTGATCTGCTCACGGCGACCGGTGTCGATGTTCTGCATGAAAATACGCGGACGCTTCTGCTCGAAAGAGACATAAGCGATGCGCTTGCCATCCGGTGCGAAACGCGGCGACAGGATCGGCTCACGCGATTGCAGCAGGGTCACGGCGCGGGCACCGTCATAGTCCGAACGTTGCAGCGTGTAGCGCGTGTTCTTCTCGGAGAAACGCTCGGCCGTTACGTACAGCAGGCGTGTCGAGAACGCACCCTTGATACCGGTGAGTTTTTCGAACGACTGGTCGGCGATGTAGTGCGCCATGTCGCGCAGTTGATCGACGCTACCCGATACGCTGCCGGTCAGCACTTGCTGCTCGGTGGCGACGTTGAACAGCGCGTATTGAACCTGCAGGCGACCGCCCGCTGGAACGATACTGCCGACCATAATGTACTGGGCGCTGATGGCCTTCCAGTCACGGAAAATGATTTCGCTGGCCTGGCTCGGCTGGCTGATCATGTTCTGCTTTGGAATCGGCGAGTAATAACCCGAGTTACGCAGGTCGTTACCGATGATTTCAGCCATGTCGTCTGGCAGCACGGTGCCGCCCTGGAAGCCGAACGGCACTACCGCGATCGGGGTTGCCCGATCACTGCCGCTGGTGACCAGAATGTTTTTTTCATCGGCCGCCGCTATCCCTGCCAGGCAGCAGATAACGACAAGCATTCCTCGAAGAAGGTTTCTCACAAGGCTAGATCCTCAGGTGTGAATGTCATCTTGAATGAACGATACGGAGCGAAATCGCTCGGCTTCATTCCCTGCATTTCTGTCAAACGTCCAATATTCTTGACCGCCGCAACTGCCGACGCGTCGAACGGACCATCGCCACTGGACTTGGCCACACTGACCGAAGTCACTGTACCGTCCGGCAACATGCCGATTTGCAACACGACCGTCATGCCTTTGCGTGCCGAAGGTGGACGAGCCCAGCCTTCCGCTGCACGAGCACGAATCAAATCATCGAAACTGCCGGCGACTTCGTCACCTTGCTCATCCGCCAAGGCTTGTTGACGCTGAGGCGTGTCGGAAAGCAAATCTGCCAAGGCCTGGGCCTTTTTCTCTTCAGCGGATTTACGTGACGCTTCCTGCGATTTTTTCTTCGCAGCATCGGCGGCAGCTTTCTTCTTCGCGTCTTCGGCGACTTTCTTCTTCGCCTCTTCAGCTTCAGATTTCTTCTTGGCCTCTTCGGCGGCTTTCTTCTTCGCGTCTTCGACGATCTTTTTCTTGGCTTCTTCAGCGGCCGCTTTCTTGGCCTCTTCTTCAGCTGCTTTCTTGGCTTCTTCTTCAGATTTCTTCTTGGCTATATCAGCCAATTTTTTGTCTTCGGCCTTTTTGGCTTCGGCGGTCTTCTTGGCTTCATCGGCTTTCTTGGCTTCATCAGCCTTTTTGGCCTCTTCGGCTTTCTTCGTCTCGTCGGCCTTCTTGGATTCTTCGGCTTTTTGAGCCGCGTCTTCCTTCTTTTGTTCCGCGGCTTTGATCGCTTCCTGCTCGATCTTTTTCTGTTCCATCTGTTCGACTTCGGTCTGACGCGCAGCGGATTTCTGCGCTTCACCCGCAATCTTCTGATTGGTCTGGGTGGTCGCCCGACTTTTCGATTTCAGCTGGTACAAGGTCGCCTGGACAATCGGCTTGGCCGGCGGCAGCTCCGGTGTGAAGGCAAAACTGACGAACAGCATGCCGAACACCAGCACGTGCAAGACAATCGCCCAGACACTAGGCCAGAAGTAGCTTTCCGAGGCGGACGGCTCTCGCATTTGCTGCATCAGGGTGCCTCGGTAATCAAGCCAACATTACCGACCCCGGCTTTCTGCAATCCGCCCATGGCGCCCATCACGGAGCCGTAATCGACGGTCTTGTCGCCACGGATGAACACCTGGGTACGCTTGCCGCCTTCGGTCCCGGCACGAATGATCTTGGTCACCGCCTCGGTCATCTGCGGCAAGGTCATGGCCTTGTCCTGCTGCTTTTCGGTGTCGACTTCGCTGCCAAGGTTCCAGTAGTAGGTCTTGTCAGCCTTGATCGAAATGGTCAGGACCTGGGTGTTGTTGTCCTGCGGCAAGGCTTCGCTGGAAACCTTGGGCAGATCAACCTTCACGCCCTGATTGAGCATTGGCGCGGTCACCATGAAGATGACCAGCAGCACCAGCATCACGTCGATGTAGGGCACCACGTTCATCTCGGCAACCGGCTTGCGCTTTTTGCGAGCTCGAGCGATTAAAGCCATTGGAAATTACCTGCTTATTCTTCGCTGGTGTGCACTTTGCGGTGCAGGATCGCCTGGAATTCATCGGCGAAGGTGTAGTAACGGCCCAGCAGGGTTTCGCTGCGAGCAGCAAAACGGTTGTAAGCGATAACGGCCGGAATAGCGGCGAACAGACCGATCGCGGTGGCGATCAGTGCTTCGGCGATACCGGGAGCCACAGTGGCCAGGGTCGCTTGCTGGGCAGTGGCCAGGCCACGGAAGGAGTTCATGATCCCCCAGACAGTACCGAACAGACCGATGTACGGGCTGACGGAACCCACGGTGGCGAGGAACGGCAGGCTCTGCTCGAGTTTTTCTTCTTCACGAGAGATGGCAACACGCATGGCACGGGCCACACCTTCCATGACCGCCTCCGGATCTACGCCAGGCTGCTGACGCAGACGGGAGAATTCCTTGAAACCGGCACGGAAGATCTGCTCGACGCCCGAATCCGGATCAGGGTTACTGCCGGCCTGACGGTAGAGTTTGGACAGGTCGATACCCGACCAGAAGCGCTCTTCAAAGCTCTCCAGGGCACGTCGACCGGCGCGCAGCAGGTTACTGCGCTGAAAGATCATGATCCATGAGGTCACCGATGCGGCTACCAGGATCAGCATTACCAGTTGCACCACGATACTGGCATTGCTGACCAGGCTCCACATGGAGGAATGGTCGACGACGTTAGCTTCCACGCTTTATCTCCTGCTTTGAGTGTGTACCCGCGCCGCTCACGTCGGCAAAGGCCGCACGTAGAGCTTCGGGAATGGCCCGGGGTTTCAAACTGTCAGTGCGCACACAGGCCACCAAAAACTGCCCTTCGCAGAGCAGCACATTATCCGTTGCCCGCCTGACCTGCTGTTTAAAGCGCAGGCTGACACGGTTCAATTCGATTACTTCAGCGCTTACCAAAAGCTCGTCGTCCAGTCGCGCCGGCGCGTGGTAACGCGCTTCGCTGGAATGCACGACAAACAACAGGTCCTCCCCTGCCAGCGCCGATTGGGCAAAGCCCAGATCCCGGAGCCGCTCGGTTCGAGCCCGTTCCATAAACTTGAGGTAATTGACGTAATACACGATGCCGCCCGCATCGGTGTCCTCGTAATAAACGCGACAACGAATTGCGAAAGGCTCAAGCCCGTTTTGCGCGCGCATACTCTAGTGCTTACTCCTCAGGTTGCCAATCCAGCCAGGCAACTGTTTTTCATTGATTCGCGGCTTTCTGGCGAAAGCACGGTCCTGAGACCGCACAAACTCCGAATAAATCAGCGCGCAAAGGTGATTAATCGTCCACGGCATCGAGGAACTCGTCTACCACGGGCATCTCGCCCAATCGTGACGGAATGTTTAAACCGAAGTGCAGATACGCATGCCGGGTAACGACTCGTCCCCGCGGCGTACGCATGATGTAGCCCTGCTGGATCAGGTACGGCTCCAGCACGTCTTCAATGGTGTGGCGTTCTTCACTGATGGCGGCCGCCAGACTGTCGACACCGACCGGCCCACCGTCGAACTTCTCGATCATGGTCAACAGCAGACGCCGGTCCTGGTGGTCGAAGCCACGCTCGTCGACATCCAGCAGGTTCAACGCCAGGTCGGCAATCGGTTTGGTGATGTGGCCCTTGGCACGAACTTCGGCAAAATCGCGCACCCGACGCAGCAGACGATTGGCGATCCGCGGAGTGCCGCGAGCACGGCGGGCGATTTCGAAAGCGCCTTCCGGGTCCAGTGGCAAACCGAGAATGGCCGCCGAACGACTGACAATCGTCGCCAGGTCAGCCGTGCTGTAGAACTCCAGGCGCTGGACGATCCCGAAACGGTCGCGCAACGGGTTGGTCAGCATGCCGGCGCGGGTGGTCGCGCCAACCAGGGTGAAGGGCGGCAGATCAAGCTTGATCGAGCGCGCGGCCGGTCCTTCGCCGATCATGATGTCGAGCTGGAAATCTTCCATCGCCGGGTACAGCACTTCCTCGACGATTGGCGACAGCCGATGGATTTCGTCGATGAACAGCACGTCATGCGGCTCAAGGTTGGTCAACAGCGCGGCCAGATCGCCCGGGCGCTCGAGCACCGGTCCCGAGGTACTTTTGATCGACACGCCCATTTCCTGGGCGATGATGTTGGCCAGGGTGGTCTTGCCCAGGCCCGGCGGGCCGAAAATCAGCGTGTGGTCCAGGGACTCGTTACGCCCGCGAGCCGCCTGGATGAACAACTCCATCTGCTCGCGTACGGTCGGCTGGCCAATGTACTCGGCCAGGCTGACAGGGCGAATCGCCCGGTCCTGGACTTCCTCGCGGTCGCGAGGGCCAGGCGTGGCGGTAATCAGACGATCAGCTTCAATCACTTAAATCATTCCCTTCAGGGCACGACGAATCATGTCTTCACTGCTCAAGCCTTTCTCCTTGATCGCAGAAATCGCCTTGCTGGCTTCCTGCGGCTTGTAGCCCAGGGAAATCAGCGCGCTGACTGCATCATTTTCGGCGGTGGCGACCGGCGCTGGCGCATCAGGCCCGCCCGGCTGGTTCGGCACCAACGCAAACATCGCCGGTACAGTTTCCCAGGCCTTGAAGCGGTCCTTGAGCTCAACCAGCAAACGCTCGGCGGTCTTCTTGCCCACGCCCGGTACCTTGGTCAATGCCGAAGTGTCCTGGGACTGAACGCAACGGACCAACTCGTCGACTTCCAGGCTCGACATCAGCGCCAGGGCCAATTTGGGCCCTACACCATTGAGACGGATCAACTCGCGAAAAAAGTCTCGCTCACGTTTGCCATAGAAACCATAGAGTAACTGCGCGTCTTCGCGTACGACCAAATGGGTGTGCAAGGTCAGCGGTTCACCGACCGACGGCAAGCGATAAAGCGTAGTCATGGGCACTTCCAGCTCATACCCCAGACCGTTTACATCCAGAATCAGGTGCGGCGGCTGTTTCTCAGCCAGTGTGCCGCGCAAGCGTCCAATCACGTTTCAGATCCTTGAGCGTTGGCCAGATCAATGACTGGCGACTGACAGAACAAGGGTTTTTCGCCGGCAACACAGGCGCAAAACCCTCATTCCCTAAAAACGACTGCTGATGCTATCAGAGACGCAGGCGCCCGCCACGACTGCGTGCCGCTCCCAGACCGTGCGGCAACAGGCTCGATCGGGTGTGGGCATGGCAAATGGCAATGGCCAGGGCGTCCGAGGCATCGATTTGCGGCTTGCTGGTCAATTTCAGCATGTGCATGACCATCATCTGCACTTGCTCTTTATTCGCCGCCCCCGTGCCGGTCACCGCCTGCTTGACCTGGGTCGCGGTGTACTCGGCGATTTCCAGGCTTTCTTCGGCACCGGCAACAATCGCCGCCCCCCGCGCCTGTCCGAGTTTCAACGCAGAATCGGCATTGCGCGCCATGAAGACCTTTTCGATCCCCATGGTCACAGGACCGTAGGTCTGAATGACTTCCCGGACACCGCGATAGACGATTTGCAGACGCTCATGCAATTCGCCGGAACCGGTGCGAATGCAGCCCGACGCCACGTACACGCAACCCCGCCCGGTATCGCGAACCACGCCATACCCGGTAATGCGCGAACCAGGGTCGATACCAAGAATTAAAGTCATAACGCCTGCGGGTTGAGTAAAAGCAAAATATCCAATACACCAAATAACAATTGTGGGAGCTGGCTTGCCTGCGATGGCATCACTTCGGTCTGTCTTATACACCGAGGTGATGGCATCGCAGGCAAGCCAGCTCCCACATTAGATCTTAGCCGCCCTTAACCCAGCTGCGCGGCGACCGATTCCGGAATGTCCGCGTTGGAGTAGACGTTCTGTACGTCATCCAGGTCTTCGAGCATGTCGATCAGCTTGAGCACCTTCTCGGCGCCCTCCAGGTCCAGTCCGGCGCTGGTGGTCGGCAGCATCACGATTTCCGCGTCATCACCTTTGAAACCGGCCGCTTCCAGCGCGTTGCGCACGGAGTAGAAACCGGCGAACGAGGTGAACACGTCGATCGAGCCGTCTTCATGGGTCACCACGTCATCAGCGTCGGCTTCCATGGCCGCTTCCATCAGGGCATCTTCATCGACACCCGGCGCGAAGGAGATCTGCCCCTTGCGCTCGAACAGATACGCCACCGACCCGTCAGTCCCCAGGTTGCCGCCGCACTTGCTGAAGGCATGGCGCACGGCAGCTGCGGTGCGATTGCGGTTATCGGTCATGCACTCGACCATCACCGCAACGCCGCCCGGACCGTAGCCTTCGTAGGAGAGTTCGACCATGTCGTCGGTGTCGGCAGCGCCAGCACCGCGGGCCACCGCGCGATCGATGATGTCGCGACTCATGTTCGCGCCCAGGGCCTTGTCCAGCGCCAGACGCAGACGCGGATTGGAACCCGGATCACCACCGCCCTGACGGGCAGCAACGGTCAGTTCACGAATCCACTTGGTAAAAATCTTGCCCTTCTTGGCATCCTGACGTTCTTTGCGGTGCTTGATGTTCGCCCACTTGGAATGACCCGCCATAACTCGCTCCGAATTCTCTTTGAAACATTGCCCGCCGCGTATTAACGCAGGCCAGCAAGAAAAAAATCTCGACCTGTAAAAAAGGCGCATCCCATAAGGATGCGCCTTCAGGGTCAGTCTTACTCTGCTTTTGGCGTTTCGCGCAGACGAATGTGCAATTCGCGCAATGCCTTGGCATCTACAGCACCCGGAGCCTGAGTCATGACGTCAGCCGCGCTCTGGGTTTTCGGGAAAGCGATCACTTCACGGATCGACTGGGCACCAGTCATCAGCATAACCAGACGGTCCAGACCGAAGGCCAGGCCACCGTGCGGCGGCGCGCCGTACTTCAAGGCATCGAGCAGGAAGCCGAATTTCTCTTCCTGTTCTGCTTCATTGATACCCAACAGGCGGAATACCGTCTGCTGCATTTCCTTGCGGTGGATACGGATCGAACCGCCACCCAGCTCGGTGCCGTTCAGGACCATGTCGTAGGCACGGGACAGAGCGGTCGCCGGATTGGCTTCCAGTTCTTCCGGTGTGCATTTCGGCGCGGTGAACGGGTGGTGCAAGGCGGTGAAGCTGCCGTCGTCGTTCTCTTCGAACATCGGGAAGTCGACGACCCACATTGGCGCCCACTTGCAGGTCAGCAGGTCCAGGTCGTTACCGACCTTGATACGCAGCGCGCCCAAGGCTTCGCTGACGATCTTGGCCTTGTCGGCACCGAAGAACACGATGTCACCGTCAACCGCGCCAACGCGATCGAGGATCACATTGAGGTTGGCTTCAGGGATGTTCTTGACGATTGGCGACTGCAGGCCTTCGACGCCCTTCGCGCGTTCGTTGACCTTGATGTACGCCAGGCCCTTGGCACCGTAGATGCCGACGAACTTGGTGTAGTCGTCGATCTGCTTGCGCGGCATGCTCGCTGCACCGGGCACGCGCAAGGCGGCAACACGGCATTTCGGATCGTTGGCAGGACCGCTGAAGACCTTGAAGTCGACTTCTTTGAGCTGATCGGCAACATCCACCAGTTCCAGCGGGTTACGCAGGTCTGGCTTGTCGGAACCGTAGCGGCGCATGGCTTCTTCGAAAGTCATGTGCGGGAATTCGCCGAATTCCAGATCCAGCACTTCCTTGAACAGGTTGCGGATCATGCCTTCGGTCAGGCCCATGATGTCTTTTTCATCGAGGAAGCTGGTCTCGATGTCGATCTGGGTGAATTCCGGCTGGCGGTCAGCGCGAAGGTCTTCGTCACGGAAGCACTTGGCGATCTGGTAGTAGCGGTCGAAGCCGGCCACCATCAACAGTTGCTTGAACAGCTGCGGCGATTGCGGCAAGGCGAAGAACGAACCGGCGTGAGTACGGCTCGGCACCAGATAGTCACGCGCACCTTCAGGGGTCGCACGGGTCAGGATCGGCGTCTCGACATCGAGGAAGCCGTTCTCGTCCAGGTAGCGACGGATGCTGGTGGTCATGCGCGAACGCAGACGCAGCTTCTCGGCCATTTCCGGGCGACGCAGGTCGAGGAAGCGATAACGCAGACGGGTTTCTTCACCCACGTCCGAGTACTCGTTCAGCGGGAACGGCGGGGTTTCCGACTCGTTCAGCACTTCCAGCTCGTAGCCCAGGACTTCGATCATGCCCGACGCCATGTTGGCGTTGGTTGCACCGGCCGGACGCAGGCGTACCTTGCCGGTGATCTTCACGACGTATTCGCTGCGCACACGATCGGCGGCGGCGAAGCTTTCGGCGCGGTCCGGATCGAACACCACCTGGGCCAGACCATCACGATCACGGATATCGAGGAAAATCACCCCACCGTGGTCACGGCGACGGTGAACCCATCCGCAAAGGGTAATTTCCTGGCCTTCCAGGCTTTCGTTCAGTTGGCCGCAATAATGGCTGCGCATCATGGTAGTGGTTTCACTTCTCGTAATTCGAAATTCGGTTGGAGACCTTGTTCATACCCGGCACTTGAATAAGGCGCCCGATATGCCAAGAACTCGCACGTGTCGTTCAACTCAGGCCCTAGACCCTAGTCAGCTTTGTCGCCGCCGGCCAGGTTCTTCTTCGAACCGGTCTTGAAATCGGTTTCGTACCAACCGGTGCCGCTAAGGCGGAAGCCCGGCATGGACAGCATCTTTTTAAGCTCTGGCGCCTGGCAGGCAGGGCAGTCGACCAGCGGTGCTGCGCTGATCTTTTGAATGGCTTCCAACTGATGACCACAGGAAGCACATTGATAGTCGTACATCGGCATGGGGGTTGTCTCGGCGATCAGGTTGCTACCGCGCACGCTGGGTTTTGCGGCAAAGCGCGGGATTATATCCATTAAATGCAGCCTGTGCAGCCGTAAGACTGCACAGACCGACACTCTGCCCGATACACCGCAGTGGCTAAGGCATTGCGACGCAGCCACCCTCCTTCAGGCTGCGCACCACGCAGACAACCCGCACCAGCCCGGTGAAGTTCCTGACGCCACCGTGACGCAGATGCACTTCGCGGTCCACATGCGACAACAAGGCACTGACCGAGCAGCAATTGACCTTGGCCATGTCACCCAAAATATCCCAGTACACCTGTTCAAGCCGCAAACAGGTGGCAAAACCATTCAAGCGCACCGAGCGGGATAACGGCTGGGCCAGCCCCATATCAAATTCGCTGACAAACGGATCAACCCTTATTTCCTTGATCGGGCCTCCCTTCCCTTCGCCTAGCCTGTCTTCGTACACCATATCGTTGACACTCCTTTGCCATCGTTGCCTTCTGTAAGAGCACTATCGGTCGCCTTATAAAAGCGCAGGCGCAAAGGTATATCCAGATGACTTTATGACCATCGACGTAGGATAAGCCAACAGGTGAAGGGCGATCATGGAGACCGTCCTAGGCCGGCCATTTTCCTACAAGGTCAGGCGAGTTTTGAGGTGGGCAAAACAGACTTTGCGAAGTGGAAGGGAGCACTCGAACCAAATTTTCGATTTTCTTCCTCCCGACATCCAGCCGGCGCAGAACAACTCAACAAACCC
This genomic window contains:
- the queC gene encoding 7-cyano-7-deazaguanine synthase QueC; the protein is MTEQLNTTEKRAVILLSGGLDSATVVAMARAEGYSCYTMSFDYGQRSHAELHAAERVARDLGVVEHKVIGLNLNGIGGSALTDSSIDVPEVPGEGIPVTYVPARNTVFLSLALGWAEVLGARDIFIGVNAVDYSGYPDCRPEFIESFERMANLATKAGVEGNGFRIQAPLQNLSKAQIVQAGVKLGVDYGLTVSCYQADDNGRACGKCDSCRLRAEGFAAAGVSDPTPYF
- the queE gene encoding 7-carboxy-7-deazaguanine synthase QueE codes for the protein MQDTLRITEVFYSLQGETRTAGLPTVFVRLTGCPLRCQYCDSAYAFTGGTVRTLDDILEQVAGFRPRYVCVTGGEPLAQPNAIPLLKQLCDAGYEVSLETSGALDISAVDSRVSRVVDLKTPGSKEAHRNRYENIELLTPNDQVKFVICSREDYDWAVSKLIQYGLDQRAGEVLFSPSHHDLNARDLADWVVADNLPVRLQLQLHKYLWNDEPGR
- the ybgF gene encoding tol-pal system protein YbgF, whose protein sequence is MRTCRRAVTVLALSLTSLAVWAAVPVVDNNSGYNNSGSSYPPAGYGTNGAYAGGGVSAPVSAQGELFNQLQSMQEQISRQQGVIEVLQNDVARMKQENLERYQDLDRRIGSGVAPAATPDNSSTGGNLNAPGAAVGASAGAAASAAAAQAPAAGSEPADPAKEKLYYDAAFDLIKAKDFDKASQAFAAFLRKYPNSQYAGNAQYWLGEVNLAKGDLQGAGQAFAKVSQLYPKHPKVPDSLYKLADVERRLGHTDKVKGILQQVVSQYPGTSAAQLAQRDLQKM
- the pal gene encoding peptidoglycan-associated lipoprotein Pal: MEMLKFGKFAALALAMAVAVGCSSKGGDNAGQGAVDPNAGYGANTGAVDGSLSEEAALRAITTFYFEYDSSDLKPEAMRALDVHAKDLKANGARVVLEGNTDERGTREYNMALGERRAKAVQRYLVLQGVSPAQLELVSYGEERPVATGNDEQSWAQNRRVELRK
- the tolB gene encoding Tol-Pal system beta propeller repeat protein TolB; translated protein: MRNLLRGMLVVICCLAGIAAADEKNILVTSGSDRATPIAVVPFGFQGGTVLPDDMAEIIGNDLRNSGYYSPIPKQNMISQPSQASEIIFRDWKAISAQYIMVGSIVPAGGRLQVQYALFNVATEQQVLTGSVSGSVDQLRDMAHYIADQSFEKLTGIKGAFSTRLLYVTAERFSEKNTRYTLQRSDYDGARAVTLLQSREPILSPRFAPDGKRIAYVSFEQKRPRIFMQNIDTGRREQITNFEGLNGAPAWSPDGNRLAFVLSKDGNPDIYVMNLGSRQISRVTNGPGINTEPFWGKDGSTIYFTSDRGGKPQIYKTSVGGGGAERVTFIGNYNANPKLSADEKTLVMIHRQDGFTNFKVAAQDLQRGSVKILTDSTLDESPTVAPNGTMVIYATRQQGRGVLMLVSINGRVRLPLPTAQGEVREPSWSPYLN
- the tolA gene encoding cell envelope integrity protein TolA, producing MQQMREPSASESYFWPSVWAIVLHVLVFGMLFVSFAFTPELPPAKPIVQATLYQLKSKSRATTQTNQKIAGEAQKSAARQTEVEQMEQKKIEQEAIKAAEQKKEDAAQKAEESKKADETKKAEEAKKADEAKKADEAKKTAEAKKAEDKKLADIAKKKSEEEAKKAAEEEAKKAAAEEAKKKIVEDAKKKAAEEAKKKSEAEEAKKKVAEDAKKKAAADAAKKKSQEASRKSAEEKKAQALADLLSDTPQRQQALADEQGDEVAGSFDDLIRARAAEGWARPPSARKGMTVVLQIGMLPDGTVTSVSVAKSSGDGPFDASAVAAVKNIGRLTEMQGMKPSDFAPYRSFKMTFTPEDLAL
- the tolR gene encoding protein TolR — translated: MARARKKRKPVAEMNVVPYIDVMLVLLVIFMVTAPMLNQGVKVDLPKVSSEALPQDNNTQVLTISIKADKTYYWNLGSEVDTEKQQDKAMTLPQMTEAVTKIIRAGTEGGKRTQVFIRGDKTVDYGSVMGAMGGLQKAGVGNVGLITEAP
- the tolQ gene encoding protein TolQ; the encoded protein is MEANVVDHSSMWSLVSNASIVVQLVMLILVAASVTSWIMIFQRSNLLRAGRRALESFEERFWSGIDLSKLYRQAGSNPDPDSGVEQIFRAGFKEFSRLRQQPGVDPEAVMEGVARAMRVAISREEEKLEQSLPFLATVGSVSPYIGLFGTVWGIMNSFRGLATAQQATLATVAPGIAEALIATAIGLFAAIPAVIAYNRFAARSETLLGRYYTFADEFQAILHRKVHTSEE